In Archangium violaceum, the following are encoded in one genomic region:
- a CDS encoding serine/threonine protein kinase encodes MEVAGYRLEATLGSGGQGTVFRARRENQLFAVKFISQPHTASWARRELDVMVKLGLAGGVPLVGHGQWPALEPRFLFLVTPYVRGLPLDAWAREHNPNALEVAELVCQAARQLRVVHAAGVIHRDVKGSNLLVYGERRLVLVDFGVATYEGAPKVTGPVPPGTWPYLSPRVWRSWRGEEDSRDSPGDDLWALGVELYQLLTGGLPFRGTEGKLVHAILHEEPRVPHELNPRVPRALGEVCWRMLRKQPGERYADARAVEVALEEVLKQADETWKVPLCEAWGPDNATTSWQQELGGGADLLALYERRAAYAQQPVRGKPRPPDEVSTQGVPGEVLPGPEEPARPRAPDSPTPRSRRVLQVAGAVLVLGLSVWLAVRALPRPSMSTTSPVGTPLAVLPEEFYPITLEPGGQEVAPPWRRLEGDGGAAPEAAATPAPVASATHSQDTRVRTLRKAPQDPPQQPKSTTSTASKAGAALLGCTLATGCPGPTTTAVQVRSLPAPTECPPGSVQTMKALGFRIGKSETALFPRPDEDEPFVPVREGPGTTMEIVLENPTTEVPGGSMVSGQLFFGTDRIHGRFTHLHTPNGYTYPICMVLVNRNDDMGVGDDNVKPGEKPGTLRISWSEGVMPVEHFK; translated from the coding sequence ATGGAGGTGGCCGGCTACCGGCTGGAGGCCACGCTGGGCAGCGGCGGCCAGGGCACCGTGTTCCGCGCCCGGCGCGAGAACCAGCTCTTCGCGGTGAAGTTCATCTCCCAGCCCCATACTGCGTCCTGGGCCCGGCGTGAGCTGGACGTCATGGTGAAGCTGGGGCTCGCGGGAGGGGTGCCGTTGGTGGGACACGGCCAGTGGCCCGCCCTCGAGCCCCGCTTCCTCTTCCTCGTCACGCCCTATGTGCGCGGGCTGCCGCTGGACGCCTGGGCCCGGGAGCACAACCCCAACGCGCTCGAGGTGGCGGAGCTGGTGTGTCAGGCCGCGCGGCAATTGAGGGTGGTGCACGCGGCCGGAGTCATCCACCGGGACGTGAAGGGGTCCAACCTGCTGGTGTACGGCGAGCGTCGGCTGGTGCTGGTGGACTTCGGGGTGGCCACGTACGAGGGGGCGCCCAAGGTGACGGGGCCCGTGCCTCCGGGTACCTGGCCCTATCTCAGCCCCCGGGTGTGGCGCTCCTGGCGCGGCGAGGAGGACTCGCGCGACAGCCCGGGTGATGACCTCTGGGCGCTGGGGGTGGAGCTCTACCAGTTACTCACCGGCGGGCTGCCCTTCCGGGGAACCGAGGGCAAGCTGGTGCACGCCATCCTGCACGAGGAGCCGCGAGTACCGCACGAGCTCAACCCGCGAGTGCCCAGGGCACTGGGGGAGGTGTGCTGGCGCATGCTGCGCAAGCAGCCCGGGGAGAGGTACGCGGACGCGCGGGCGGTGGAGGTGGCGCTGGAGGAGGTGCTGAAGCAAGCGGATGAGACGTGGAAGGTGCCGCTGTGCGAGGCCTGGGGCCCGGACAACGCCACCACCTCGTGGCAGCAGGAACTGGGGGGAGGCGCGGACCTGCTGGCGCTCTACGAGCGCCGGGCCGCCTACGCGCAACAGCCGGTGAGGGGAAAACCGCGTCCGCCGGATGAAGTCTCCACCCAGGGCGTGCCAGGAGAGGTGCTACCTGGACCCGAAGAGCCAGCGCGACCGCGTGCCCCGGACTCGCCCACCCCGCGCTCGCGACGGGTGCTCCAAGTCGCTGGTGCGGTGCTGGTGCTGGGCCTGAGCGTGTGGCTCGCCGTGCGCGCGCTCCCGCGTCCCTCCATGTCCACGACCTCACCGGTGGGGACACCCCTGGCCGTCCTACCGGAGGAGTTCTACCCCATCACCCTGGAACCGGGTGGCCAGGAAGTGGCGCCTCCGTGGCGGCGGCTGGAAGGTGACGGTGGCGCGGCGCCCGAAGCGGCGGCAACCCCCGCGCCCGTCGCCAGCGCGACGCACTCCCAGGACACGCGCGTGAGGACACTTCGCAAGGCGCCCCAGGACCCCCCGCAGCAACCCAAGAGCACCACCTCCACGGCCTCGAAGGCGGGGGCGGCCCTCCTCGGCTGCACCCTCGCCACCGGTTGCCCCGGCCCCACCACCACAGCCGTCCAGGTGCGGTCCCTGCCCGCTCCCACAGAGTGTCCACCCGGCTCGGTGCAAACCATGAAGGCGCTGGGCTTCCGCATTGGCAAGAGCGAAACGGCCCTGTTCCCCCGGCCGGACGAGGACGAGCCTTTCGTTCCCGTGCGCGAGGGCCCGGGCACCACGATGGAAATCGTCTTGGAAAACCCCACGACGGAGGTGCCCGGGGGCTCCATGGTCTCGGGGCAGCTCTTCTTCGGCACGGACCGCATCCACGGCCGCTTCACCCATCTCCACACACCGAATGGGTACACGTACCCCATCTGCATGGTGCTCGTTAATCGGAACGACGACATGGGCGTGGGCGACGACAACGTGAAGCCGGGTGAGAAGCCGGGCACCCTGCGCATCTCGTGGTCCGAGGGCGTCATGCCGGTGGAGCATTTCAAGTAG
- a CDS encoding DUF2381 family protein: MPSPPPTVPLLLAILATAPALAEPPSEAWDTAAARHLELTAESPGQVHEVRISPGLTTTLVFNAPLLRGSVVLEARERFRVVTVDETLGFIALLPSGALSTGQQLLLTVRFADGAVPANVTFSLVVHPTRAEPQVNVYRQPRPAESFQQEARQEHERAERCEARLAQTQTEQKSPGSIIGLIDSGLVVGTKGIAAQDISDTTRQPASETLRSNKAYSYRAEGRVAVALEVRNTSAQPWTVDTEGVALVGRGGVRLRVLRVWQPEPLPPRGGRRVVVEVEATEEQARGTYVLRLGEANGPRTVTLRGVTFP; the protein is encoded by the coding sequence ATGCCCAGCCCACCGCCCACCGTCCCCCTGCTGCTCGCGATTCTCGCCACGGCTCCAGCCCTCGCCGAGCCTCCGTCTGAAGCTTGGGACACGGCGGCCGCTCGCCACCTCGAGCTGACGGCGGAGAGCCCCGGGCAGGTGCACGAGGTGCGTATCAGCCCTGGCCTCACCACCACCCTGGTGTTCAACGCGCCGCTGCTGCGCGGGAGCGTGGTGCTGGAGGCGCGCGAGCGCTTCCGGGTGGTAACGGTGGACGAGACCCTGGGCTTCATTGCGCTCCTGCCCTCGGGTGCACTGTCAACGGGACAGCAACTGCTCCTCACGGTGCGCTTCGCGGATGGCGCGGTGCCGGCGAACGTCACCTTCTCGCTGGTGGTGCACCCCACCCGGGCCGAGCCGCAGGTGAATGTGTACCGCCAGCCGCGCCCGGCCGAGTCCTTTCAACAGGAGGCGCGGCAGGAGCATGAGCGTGCCGAGCGGTGCGAGGCGCGGCTGGCGCAAACCCAGACAGAGCAGAAGAGTCCCGGGAGCATCATCGGGCTCATCGACTCCGGGCTGGTGGTGGGCACGAAAGGCATCGCGGCACAGGACATTTCAGACACCACCCGGCAGCCCGCCAGTGAGACCCTCAGGAGCAACAAGGCTTACAGCTACCGGGCCGAGGGACGGGTGGCGGTGGCGCTGGAGGTGAGGAACACGAGCGCGCAGCCCTGGACGGTGGACACGGAGGGCGTGGCGCTGGTGGGTAGGGGAGGCGTACGGCTGCGGGTACTGCGCGTGTGGCAACCGGAGCCCCTTCCTCCAAGAGGAGGGAGACGCGTGGTGGTGGAGGTGGAAGCCACGGAGGAGCAGGCCCGGGGCACCTATGTCCTCCGACTGGGAGAGGCGAACGGGCCACGCACCGTCACCCTTCGTGGCGTGACTTTCCCGTGA
- a CDS encoding carbonic anhydrase codes for MSVVGIPPPPLPADQALYRLREGNARFCQTVRNLHVPVGQAARSALVAGQHPFATILSCSDSRVPSEIVFDQGLGDLFVIRVAGNVVAPSLVGSVEFAAATFGTRLAVVMGHTSCGAIKATLDFIQHHVRTPSDNIRDLVDRCRPAVESVVQAAGPDADREFLVREAVRANVRQSCAHLRHGSRLLERLIQEEGMWIVGAEYSLETGRVDFFELQDR; via the coding sequence ATGAGCGTCGTTGGTATTCCCCCACCTCCCCTGCCCGCGGATCAGGCCCTATACCGTTTGCGCGAGGGCAACGCGCGCTTCTGCCAGACCGTGCGCAACCTCCACGTCCCCGTGGGGCAGGCGGCACGTTCCGCGCTGGTGGCCGGGCAGCATCCGTTCGCCACCATCCTCTCGTGCTCCGACTCGCGCGTGCCGTCGGAGATCGTCTTCGACCAGGGGTTGGGCGACCTCTTCGTCATCCGCGTGGCTGGCAACGTCGTGGCGCCCTCGCTGGTGGGGAGCGTGGAGTTCGCGGCAGCCACCTTCGGAACACGCCTGGCGGTGGTGATGGGCCACACGTCCTGTGGTGCCATCAAGGCCACGCTGGACTTCATCCAGCACCATGTGAGGACGCCCTCGGACAACATCCGAGACCTCGTCGACCGGTGCCGGCCCGCGGTGGAGAGCGTGGTCCAGGCCGCCGGTCCGGACGCGGACAGGGAGTTCCTCGTGCGCGAGGCCGTGCGCGCCAACGTGCGGCAGTCGTGCGCCCACCTGCGCCACGGCAGCCGACTGCTCGAGCGGCTCATCCAGGAAGAAGGCATGTGGATCGTGGGGGCCGAGTACTCGCTGGAGACCGGCCGGGTCGACTTCTTCGAGCTCCAGGATCGCTGA
- a CDS encoding class I SAM-dependent methyltransferase: MAHDDDLEDFDLPFFQRLVIQLWALLLGLITRLTDALLLLWRPRLLRPYFGIWLAERLHSPYRARRTFEVVRALKATGQRFRELIYGETPLMTALLAFRRAGVGPGCRLVDLGAGRGRVLIAARWLGAEARGVELLADHVASVEKWLRPAGITLVEGDATRADLSDATHVFTNWLALTPETKARLVERFRDCRPGTRFITVTRPIEAEGFLVRSRHRMLFTWGFELVWIHEYQPGSAARASI, translated from the coding sequence ATGGCCCACGACGACGATCTGGAGGACTTCGACCTTCCGTTCTTCCAGCGCCTCGTCATCCAGCTCTGGGCGTTGCTCCTCGGCCTCATCACCCGGCTCACGGACGCGCTGCTGCTGCTCTGGCGTCCCCGGTTGCTACGGCCCTACTTCGGCATCTGGCTCGCCGAGCGACTCCACTCTCCCTACCGCGCGCGGCGCACCTTCGAGGTGGTCCGGGCGCTCAAGGCCACGGGCCAGCGGTTCCGAGAGCTCATCTATGGCGAGACGCCGCTGATGACTGCGCTGCTGGCCTTCCGGCGGGCAGGGGTCGGCCCTGGCTGCCGGCTGGTGGACCTCGGGGCCGGTCGGGGCAGGGTGCTCATCGCGGCCCGGTGGCTGGGTGCCGAGGCGCGCGGCGTGGAGCTCCTCGCCGACCACGTGGCGAGCGTGGAGAAGTGGCTCCGGCCCGCCGGCATCACCCTCGTCGAGGGTGACGCCACGCGCGCGGACCTGAGCGACGCCACGCACGTCTTCACCAACTGGCTGGCGCTCACCCCCGAGACGAAGGCCCGGCTCGTCGAGCGCTTCCGCGACTGCCGTCCCGGTACCCGCTTCATCACGGTGACACGTCCCATCGAGGCCGAGGGCTTCCTCGTCCGTTCCCGCCACCGGATGCTCTTCACCTGGGGCTTCGAGCTCGTGTGGATCCACGAGTACCAGCCCGGCTCCGCCGCTCGCGCTTCAATCTGA
- a CDS encoding MEDS domain-containing protein encodes MREVTVAGRKLQHFHIAAFFRSPEEEYEVLHSYIKEGIDAGEKTVHICEPCRKHEHLTYLEQMGIPTRDCTRTGQLEVLGWNEAYLKDGRFDADTMMALLEELVMTSRAEGFSRVRMMGHMEWAIEERPDLEHVLEYEARVNHLLNRLEQPAICVYDLNRFNGSTVIDVLRTHPYAIIAGALQENPYYVPPEVFLGRAPKNERS; translated from the coding sequence ATGAGGGAAGTGACCGTCGCGGGAAGGAAGCTCCAGCACTTCCACATCGCCGCGTTCTTCCGCTCTCCCGAGGAGGAGTACGAAGTGCTCCACTCCTACATCAAGGAGGGGATCGACGCGGGCGAGAAGACGGTCCACATCTGTGAGCCCTGCCGGAAACACGAGCACCTGACGTACCTCGAGCAGATGGGCATCCCCACCCGGGACTGCACGCGCACGGGGCAGCTCGAGGTGCTGGGGTGGAACGAGGCCTACCTCAAGGACGGCCGGTTCGACGCGGACACGATGATGGCGCTCCTCGAGGAGCTGGTGATGACGAGCCGCGCCGAGGGTTTCTCCCGCGTTCGCATGATGGGTCATATGGAGTGGGCAATCGAGGAGCGGCCGGATCTGGAACACGTCCTGGAGTACGAAGCACGCGTCAACCACCTGCTCAACCGGCTGGAGCAGCCCGCGATCTGTGTCTACGACCTCAACCGGTTCAATGGCTCGACCGTCATCGACGTCCTGCGAACCCACCCGTACGCCATCATCGCGGGCGCGCTCCAGGAGAACCCGTACTATGTCCCGCCCGAGGTGTTCCTGGGCCGCGCACCGAAGAACGAGCGCTCCTGA
- a CDS encoding hybrid sensor histidine kinase/response regulator has protein sequence MTRERTVFRLPDLAGQGALALRRQVNDLFALLELSSAWQGMRPEEIAQSVIDLLVSQLRLDVALLRLHGLEGELEQRFPVELDREALLAASRGTSPESPATFELSQPNPLGRTTVRIVAVPPLGEPGTVIVGSWRENFPSTHERHLLRAIANQAALAVQSSREAFAQRRLSEERGRLERMNSALAKLHAVSDGLSRTHTCAQVAEVILSKGLAAIGAHAGCMYLADETGTELHLVKAEGYPEALLRDYLRIPVDSSLPISVAFRQRHGVFSAWGVGSSLTEESGPPRPPPNTLVYASVPLVVGERCLGGMGFNFPAERRFAEDERAFILAIAQQAAQACDRARLLEAERHARLMAEARQQRADLLSEASALFACSLDLGETFTRVAHLLVPRFADWLVLQVTERTPSGGDETRTVVVHRDPMKVESARELGLSLLSTRSEQRTCCVTNNSVIAPVMARGRSLGAIVVGTEEVGRYDTESLELVAELGLRAGVALDNVRLYQEAREADRRKDEFLAMLGHELRNPLSPMVTALHLMRMKEGGDFDRERTIIGRQVEHLIRLVDDLLDVSRITRGKIQLKRGRIDLLTVLAKAVEMASPLLEQRSHHLVLPAAGEPLFVDGDPARLAQVLANLLNNAAKYTDPGGRIFVTAAGEGEQAVLRVRDNGAGIAPEMLPRVFDMFVQEDRSIDRSQGGLGLGLAIVRSLVELHGGSVSVHSEGLGRGSEFVVRLPLAAPGVPASDAHWSGSPEVSIRGEEHAVRLLVVDDNRDAAELLTELLDAKGYVMRVAHDGPAGLEAARAFRPHLALLDVGLPVMDGYELASRIRQEPFLEGIKLVAITGYGQDSDRRRAHEAGFDVHLVKPIDPCQLLHVIRELLGEQGESGRATSQSSP, from the coding sequence TTGACTCGCGAGCGGACCGTCTTCCGTCTTCCGGATCTCGCCGGGCAGGGGGCACTCGCGCTCCGCCGGCAGGTCAATGATCTGTTCGCGCTCCTCGAGCTGTCTTCCGCCTGGCAGGGCATGAGGCCGGAGGAGATCGCCCAGAGCGTCATCGATCTGCTCGTCTCCCAGCTGCGTCTGGACGTCGCCCTCCTGCGGCTCCACGGACTGGAAGGGGAGCTCGAGCAGCGCTTTCCCGTGGAGCTGGACCGGGAGGCGCTCCTGGCCGCCAGCCGAGGGACGAGCCCGGAATCGCCGGCGACCTTCGAGCTGTCCCAGCCGAATCCCCTCGGCCGGACCACCGTGCGGATCGTCGCGGTTCCACCCCTGGGTGAGCCCGGGACGGTCATCGTCGGCTCGTGGCGTGAGAACTTCCCCTCCACGCACGAGCGGCACCTGCTCCGGGCGATCGCCAACCAGGCCGCGCTCGCGGTGCAGTCGAGCCGTGAGGCCTTCGCGCAGCGCAGGCTCTCCGAGGAGCGGGGCCGGCTCGAGCGGATGAACTCCGCGCTCGCGAAGCTCCACGCCGTCTCGGATGGACTCTCCCGCACGCACACCTGCGCCCAGGTCGCGGAGGTGATCCTCTCCAAGGGACTGGCCGCCATTGGCGCCCACGCGGGATGCATGTACCTGGCCGACGAGACCGGGACCGAGCTGCACCTGGTCAAGGCAGAGGGCTACCCCGAGGCGCTCCTGCGCGACTACCTCCGCATTCCGGTGGACTCCTCCCTACCGATCTCGGTGGCCTTCCGACAGAGGCACGGCGTCTTCTCCGCCTGGGGTGTCGGCTCCTCTCTCACGGAGGAGTCCGGTCCGCCCCGGCCGCCCCCCAATACCCTGGTCTACGCCTCCGTTCCCCTGGTGGTCGGCGAACGGTGTCTCGGCGGGATGGGCTTCAACTTCCCCGCGGAGCGACGGTTCGCGGAGGACGAGCGCGCGTTCATCCTGGCGATTGCCCAGCAGGCGGCGCAAGCGTGTGATCGCGCCCGGCTCCTCGAGGCCGAGCGGCATGCCCGGCTCATGGCCGAAGCCAGGCAGCAGCGGGCGGATCTCCTGTCGGAGGCGAGCGCGCTCTTCGCCTGCTCGCTGGACCTGGGGGAGACGTTCACCCGGGTCGCCCACCTGTTGGTGCCGCGCTTCGCCGACTGGCTCGTGTTGCAGGTGACGGAGCGCACCCCCTCCGGCGGCGACGAGACGCGGACGGTGGTCGTCCACCGCGACCCGATGAAGGTCGAGAGCGCACGGGAGCTGGGGCTGTCGTTGCTGTCGACGCGGAGCGAGCAGCGCACGTGCTGCGTCACGAACAACTCGGTCATCGCGCCGGTCATGGCGCGGGGTCGCTCCCTGGGTGCCATCGTCGTGGGGACCGAGGAGGTGGGCCGGTACGACACCGAGTCCCTGGAGCTCGTCGCGGAGCTGGGCCTGCGCGCTGGCGTGGCGCTCGACAATGTCCGCCTCTACCAGGAGGCGCGTGAGGCGGACCGCCGCAAGGACGAGTTCCTCGCGATGCTCGGTCATGAGCTTCGCAATCCGCTCTCGCCGATGGTCACGGCCCTTCACCTGATGCGGATGAAGGAGGGAGGGGACTTCGATCGCGAGCGGACGATCATCGGGCGGCAGGTCGAGCACCTGATCCGCCTGGTGGATGACCTCCTGGACGTCTCGCGCATCACGCGCGGGAAGATCCAACTGAAGCGCGGGCGCATCGACCTGCTGACCGTGTTGGCCAAGGCCGTCGAGATGGCGAGCCCCCTGCTGGAGCAGCGCTCGCACCACCTGGTGCTGCCCGCGGCGGGCGAGCCGCTCTTCGTCGACGGAGATCCGGCCCGGCTCGCCCAGGTGCTGGCGAACCTCCTCAACAACGCCGCGAAGTACACCGACCCCGGGGGGCGCATCTTCGTCACCGCCGCCGGGGAAGGGGAGCAGGCGGTGCTGCGGGTCCGGGACAACGGCGCGGGCATCGCGCCCGAGATGCTCCCGAGGGTCTTCGACATGTTCGTCCAGGAGGATCGGTCGATCGATCGCTCCCAGGGGGGACTCGGTCTGGGCCTGGCGATCGTTCGCAGCCTGGTCGAGCTCCATGGTGGGAGCGTGTCGGTGCACAGCGAAGGGCTGGGCCGCGGGAGCGAGTTCGTGGTCCGCCTGCCACTCGCCGCGCCGGGCGTCCCCGCCAGCGACGCGCACTGGAGCGGCTCACCCGAGGTGTCCATCCGTGGTGAGGAGCACGCCGTGCGACTGCTCGTCGTGGACGACAACCGCGACGCGGCCGAGCTGCTCACCGAGCTGCTGGACGCGAAGGGCTACGTCATGAGGGTGGCTCATGACGGCCCCGCGGGGCTCGAGGCGGCCCGCGCGTTCAGGCCGCACCTCGCGCTGTTGGACGTGGGCCTGCCGGTGATGGATGGCTACGAGCTCGCGTCGAGGATCCGCCAGGAGCCCTTCCTGGAGGGCATCAAGCTGGTGGCCATCACCGGCTACGGTCAGGACTCCGACCGCCGCCGTGCGCACGAGGCGGGGTTCGACGTGCACCTGGTCAAGCCCATCGATCCCTGCCAGCTGCTCCACGTCATCCGCGAGCTGCTCGGAGAGCAGGGCGAGAGCGGGAGGGCGACGTCCCAGAGCTCTCCTTGA
- a CDS encoding tetratricopeptide repeat protein, producing MKAIWSLTGVLLFASVALGQQAEVKPTPAEARITQARGAIEKHPDHAQAYNELALALARRARETGDPSHYDQAEEALKSSFRLQPDNFEGRKVQCWLLLGKHEFEKARELARELNRRAPDDVLVYGFLADANAELGNYPEAEAAAQWMLDLRPGNIPGLTRAAYLRELHGDVEGALELMRMAYDQTDPGELEDRAWLLTQIGHLHLVHGKQREAESALTEALSLFPRYHYSLGTLGTLRMEQNRWAEAVELFETRYAVAPHPENLYPLAEALERAGRSREARSAFRTFERQAVRESKGSDNANRELIFYYIEHANDPARALRLAERESARREDVYTLDAYAWALQANGHYREAQSQIERVLKTGARHPLFQSHASAIAAGPGVKESSGTSPSRSRPALRAARG from the coding sequence ATGAAAGCGATTTGGAGTCTGACGGGGGTCCTGCTGTTCGCGTCGGTTGCCCTGGGCCAGCAGGCAGAGGTGAAGCCCACTCCCGCGGAGGCGCGGATCACCCAGGCGCGCGGCGCCATCGAGAAGCACCCCGACCACGCCCAGGCCTACAATGAGCTCGCGCTGGCCCTGGCGCGCCGCGCGCGAGAGACGGGCGATCCCTCTCACTATGACCAGGCCGAGGAGGCCCTGAAGAGCTCCTTCCGCCTCCAGCCCGACAACTTCGAGGGCCGGAAGGTCCAGTGCTGGTTGCTGCTGGGCAAGCATGAGTTCGAGAAGGCCCGCGAGCTCGCCCGCGAGCTCAATCGCCGTGCTCCCGATGATGTGCTCGTGTATGGCTTCCTCGCGGATGCCAACGCCGAGCTCGGCAACTATCCGGAGGCGGAAGCCGCCGCGCAGTGGATGCTCGACCTCCGTCCGGGCAACATCCCCGGGCTGACGCGGGCGGCCTACCTGCGCGAGCTCCACGGTGATGTCGAGGGCGCGCTGGAGCTGATGCGCATGGCCTACGACCAGACCGACCCGGGCGAGCTCGAGGATCGTGCCTGGCTCCTGACGCAGATCGGTCACCTGCACCTCGTCCATGGCAAGCAACGGGAGGCCGAGTCCGCACTGACCGAGGCCTTGAGCCTGTTCCCCCGGTATCACTACTCGCTGGGGACTCTCGGCACGCTGCGCATGGAGCAGAATCGCTGGGCCGAAGCCGTCGAGTTGTTCGAGACGCGCTACGCCGTCGCGCCCCACCCGGAGAACCTCTATCCGCTGGCGGAAGCGTTGGAGCGCGCTGGCCGCTCGCGCGAAGCACGAAGTGCCTTCCGCACCTTCGAACGGCAGGCCGTGCGCGAGAGCAAGGGCAGCGACAACGCCAACCGCGAGTTGATCTTCTACTACATCGAACATGCCAACGATCCAGCCCGGGCGCTGCGTCTGGCGGAACGCGAGTCCGCTCGCCGTGAGGACGTCTACACCCTCGACGCGTACGCCTGGGCGCTCCAGGCCAACGGCCACTACCGCGAGGCGCAATCACAAATCGAGCGGGTGCTGAAGACCGGAGCCCGTCATCCCCTCTTCCAGTCGCACGCCAGCGCGATCGCCGCCGGGCCAGGTGTCAAGGAGAGCTCTGGGACGTCGCCCTCCCGCTCTCGCCCTGCTCTCCGAGCAGCTCGCGGATGA
- a CDS encoding DUF4331 domain-containing protein — MLKPNPLAAITVLTAALLAFPPGALAASHREAPITALDHKADITDFFAFVSYDKPDKVTFILNVDPLLEPANGPNYFPFDPNVLYTVKIDNNHDAIEDVWFELRFTTEIRAPNVFTGFVGAGSGIPAPDNSPPPVAPGTPIVPPAITALDGPGSEGLSLRQRYTVTLARRGPGNSVKRTRLGEHMPLFALPSNVGPRTMPDYPSLFKQALYQVGHDIRVFAGTVEDPFWIDLGAAFDSLNFRATGFTVPGVLSDAQDADDTRNFATDAVSGYNVNAIAIEVPVSLLTSDGKKHAASDPKATIGAWGTTSRQRVFVRRQPAEARDAHADEVWRQVQRMGNPLINELLVGTGSKDRFSVDQPRNDSRFAPFFLDPLLARVFNAIYRIDIPTPPRTDLLPLVTYAPPIAAAGTPAGPVADLLRLNTGVPPTPVGKQKRLGLLAGDPAGFPNGRRLGDDVTDISARAVAGVLNPLFNKAPNNRIGDGVNVNDAPYKNTFPYLGFAWDGRNRRHLDPGEVGGGPVN, encoded by the coding sequence ATGCTGAAGCCGAACCCGCTGGCCGCCATCACAGTCCTGACGGCGGCCCTCCTGGCATTTCCGCCCGGGGCCCTTGCCGCCAGTCATCGCGAGGCCCCCATCACCGCCCTGGACCACAAGGCGGACATCACCGACTTCTTCGCCTTCGTCAGCTACGACAAGCCAGACAAGGTCACCTTCATCCTGAACGTGGACCCGCTGTTGGAGCCAGCGAACGGGCCCAACTACTTCCCGTTCGATCCCAACGTCCTCTACACCGTCAAGATCGACAACAACCACGACGCCATCGAGGACGTCTGGTTCGAGCTCCGTTTCACCACGGAGATCCGCGCGCCCAACGTCTTCACGGGCTTCGTGGGAGCGGGCTCGGGAATCCCCGCGCCGGACAACTCGCCCCCGCCAGTCGCACCCGGTACCCCCATCGTGCCGCCGGCCATCACCGCGCTGGACGGGCCCGGCTCGGAGGGGCTCAGCCTGCGCCAGCGGTACACGGTGACCCTGGCGCGCCGCGGCCCCGGCAATTCCGTGAAGCGCACTCGCCTGGGCGAACACATGCCCCTGTTCGCGCTGCCGAGCAACGTCGGGCCGCGCACCATGCCCGACTACCCCTCCCTGTTCAAACAGGCGCTCTACCAGGTCGGCCATGACATCCGCGTCTTCGCCGGCACCGTGGAGGACCCTTTCTGGATCGACCTGGGCGCGGCCTTCGACTCCCTGAACTTCCGCGCCACCGGCTTCACGGTGCCTGGCGTGCTGTCGGACGCCCAGGATGCCGACGACACCCGCAACTTCGCCACGGATGCCGTCTCCGGCTACAACGTGAACGCCATCGCCATCGAGGTCCCCGTCTCCCTGCTGACCAGCGATGGCAAGAAGCACGCGGCCTCCGATCCCAAGGCCACGATCGGCGCCTGGGGGACCACCTCGCGCCAGCGTGTCTTCGTCCGCCGGCAGCCCGCCGAGGCCCGGGATGCCCACGCGGACGAGGTCTGGCGGCAGGTGCAGCGCATGGGCAATCCGCTCATCAACGAGCTCCTCGTGGGCACTGGCTCCAAGGACCGCTTCAGCGTGGACCAGCCCCGGAATGACTCGCGGTTCGCGCCCTTCTTCCTCGACCCCCTGCTGGCGCGCGTGTTCAACGCCATCTATCGGATCGACATCCCCACCCCACCCCGTACCGATCTGTTACCGCTGGTGACCTATGCGCCGCCCATCGCCGCCGCGGGCACCCCCGCCGGCCCGGTCGCCGATCTGCTCCGCTTGAACACGGGCGTCCCTCCCACGCCCGTCGGCAAGCAGAAGCGCCTGGGTCTGCTCGCGGGCGATCCCGCCGGTTTCCCCAACGGACGCCGCCTGGGCGACGACGTCACCGATATCTCCGCGCGCGCCGTGGCGGGCGTGCTCAATCCCTTGTTCAACAAGGCCCCCAACAACCGCATCGGTGACGGCGTGAACGTCAACGACGCCCCCTACAAGAACACCTTCCCGTACCTCGGTTTCGCCTGGGACGGCCGCAACCGCCGCCACCTCGACCCGGGTGAAGTGGGAGGCGGTCCCGTCAACTAG